In the Telopea speciosissima isolate NSW1024214 ecotype Mountain lineage chromosome 2, Tspe_v1, whole genome shotgun sequence genome, one interval contains:
- the LOC122650740 gene encoding uncharacterized protein LOC122650740, with protein sequence MWGIDILGPFTPAAQEKKFVIVAIDYFTKWVEAEPLMLISEEKVEKSLSIQWFSGGDTWLFSTSSSIHSSCIMGYLLKAYFEMLDLPANETFKTKQNRKKIGPITWSSNEVVVLFTFMVDNIRSGNKTDATFNKNGWDDIHTRLEATLGRVFDREQIRNKFNKMRIVYGSFKPLLQLTGFGWNSITNTVTVDDDSVWDKVIAVNSGLKKFRHQGLSQWHELQIIFGDSYACGYGGVDNTQDWVTTAIEDLEVDEEISTPFHDTPIGLDNLQVNEVGEGIHTSTYNQDRTLTAKRKQSAANNLSSALGYVGKLYKMKIEKVATSTEATSALSRFSTTAFIDTSVLDCIGAIDGSHISAIVPKANATRYRNRKGITTQNVMCICDFEIRFTYVYAGWEGNANDCRIFEHARRHPALEFPHPPEGKYYVVDFGYANQVGYLTPFRGESYHIPDYQGAGRTQRLLKSCSTTDIPHLGM encoded by the exons ATGTGGGGGATTGATATCCTAGGACCCTTCACACCTGCGGCCCAAGAAAAAAAGTTTGTAATAGTAGCAATTGATTACTTTACAAAGTGGGTTGAAGCAGAGCCTCTGATGCTCATTAGTGAGGAGAAAGTCGAGAAGTCTTTAAGCATTCAGTGGTTTTCAG GAGGAGATACATGGCTCTTCTCTACATCTTCATCAATTCATTCATCTTGCATTATGGGATATCTCTTAAAAGCGTATTTTGAAATGTTAGATTTGCCAGCAAATGAAACTTTCAAAACTAAACAAAACAGGAAGAAG ATAGGTCCTATCACTTGGTCCAGCAATGAGGTTGTTGTACTATTTACGTTCATGGTAGATAATATAAGGTCTGGAAACAAGACTGATGCAACTTTTAACAAGAATGGGTGGGATGACATTCATACCCGGTTAGAAGCCACTCTTGGTAGGGTGTTTGATAGGGAACAGATAAGGAACAAGTTCAATAAGATGAGGATAGTGTATGGAAGTTTCAAACCATTGCTTCAATTGACTGGGTTTGGATGGAACTCAATCACCAACACGGTTACTGTTGACGATGACAGTGTTTGGGATAAAGTTATTGCA GTCAATTCAGGATTGAAAAAGTTTAGGCATCAAGGCTTGTCACAATGGCATGAACTACAAATTATATTTGGAGATTCTTATGCATGTGGATATGGTGGAGTAGATAACACGCAAGACTGGGTGACAACAGCGATTGAAGATCTAGAGGTTGATGAGGAAATATCTACACCATTCCACGACACTCCAATAGGTCTAGATAACCTACAAGTCAATGAGGTTGGGGAAGGGATACATACTTCAACCTATAACCAAGATAGAACTCTAACAGCTAAACGGAAGCAGAGTGCTGCCAATAATCTCTCAAGTGCTTTGGGATATGTTGGGAAGTTGTATAAGATGAAGATAGAGAAGGTAGCTACAAGTACTGAAGCTACTTCTGCACTTTCAAGATTTAGTACAACAGCTTTCATCGACACTAGTGTTTTG gATTGTATTGGAGCAATCGATGGTAGTCATATTAGTGCCATAGTCCCAAAGGCAAATGCTACTCGTTATAGAAATCGCAAGGGCATTACCACACAAAACGTGATGTGTATATGTGATTTTGAAATACGATTCACGTATGTTTATGCGGGTTGGGAGGGCAATGCTAATGATTGTCGTATATTTGAACATGCAAGGAGACATCCCGCATTAGAGTTCCCACACCCACCTGAAG GAAAATATTATGTTGTAGACTTTGGGTATGCAAATCAAGTTGGATACCTGACCCCATTTCGAGGTGAGAGTTACCATATTCCTGACTACCAGGGAGCTGGGAGAACCCAAAGACTGCTAAAAAGTTGTTCAACTACAGACATTCCTCACTTAGGAATGTAA